AACTGCAGGAAACAGAGGAAGATAAGATCCCTTTTGGAGAAGAAACAAAACTATATGGCAATGGTGGACTATTAAAGTCAATTGACTTAGTAACCCTTATTGTAGAACTGGAGTACAAATTGGAAGAAAGATATGGGCTCTTAGGTGTTCTAACAGATGAAAAAGCCATGTCCCAAAAAAATAGTCCTTTTAGAACCATTCAAACACTGGCAGACTACATCTCTTCACTGGAGGTAGCGTGATGGAGGAACAACCAATTATTTTAATAACTGGAACTAGAAAAGGAATTGGCAGATTTTTAGTAGATTACTATATTAAAAAAGGATTTAAAGTAATTGGATGCAGTCGAGGCAGTTTTGAGGAAGATATTGAAGGCTATGAACACTACTTAGTAGATGTTACAGATGAAAGAGAAGTTAGTAAAATGATTAAGGACATTTATAAAAAATATACAAAGTTGGATGTTGTTATTAATAATGCAGGCATAGCATCAATGAATCACATGATGTTAACACCTACAAAAACAGTAGAAAAAATTTTAAACACCAATGTCATTGGTACTTTTAATGTTAGTCGTGAAGCATCTAAGCTGATGATGCGTAGAAAATATGGGCGGATTATAAATTTTGGAACGGTTGCTGTTCCTCTAAAAATTGAGGGAGAAGCAGTTTATGCGGCATCTAAAAATGCAGTT
The sequence above is drawn from the Clostridium formicaceticum genome and encodes:
- a CDS encoding SDR family oxidoreductase, with translation MEEQPIILITGTRKGIGRFLVDYYIKKGFKVIGCSRGSFEEDIEGYEHYLVDVTDEREVSKMIKDIYKKYTKLDVVINNAGIASMNHMMLTPTKTVEKILNTNVIGTFNVSREASKLMMRRKYGRIINFGTVAVPLKIEGEAVYAASKNAVVSLTQVMAKELAQYNITCNVVGPAPIATDLIANVPKEKIQQLIDKMTIKRLGKFEDVANVIDFFIKKESNYITGQVIYLGGV